The genomic segment TACTCAGTCCatcagagaaaaaaacaagagtgCCCCGTCCTTTCCCCCAGTGCTAGTAAAATACATCGTCCTTTTTAAATTGGGTCAGTTTCTAAACAGAATGAAATTGCCTAGATAAAAACCCTTGTCCCCATCAGGTGCCACTTCATTCTTAGTTCTTCACTTAGATTTGCTGGTGAAAGTGAATGCAAACCCTAACTTTTGTTGCTGTGGTTGCTGCAGTGAGCCTCACTCAGCCTGTCACTATAAATGCTCATCTTTTGACTGAGTATATCGTATTAATGTTTGAATTCAGGTAGAAGTACAGTTGTCACTTGAAGGGAGTAGATGTGGAAGGGAGTTCGGGGAGGGGTGGGAAGTGGGGAAAGCGAGGCTAAAGAATGAGGATTATAGCTTTAGCAATGTTGATGAGCCACATTTCCCGCACAGATCTGTAGCATTTGCTGTTGACTTTTTGAAATGAACTCTCCCATAGGCCCTGCCAGGCAGCACTGAGACATGGAGGAAATTCAGACAAAAAATGGCTCACCCTGATAGGGAAGGAAtgactatattttaaattaaacttgCTTTTTCCAACACTGTGAGATTTCTGTAATATTTAGCTTTTATTTGGAAGCGATAGCGTATGGCATTTTTTATGCTGTTTGGTTTATATTGTCTACTGCAGGCTTCTTTGTATAAGCTTTGCCTGGGCTCACCCTCTCCTGGACACTGTTTTAAAGTGTCACCGCTGTCCATGCTGCCAGAGGCTCTGATGTGAAGCTGTACTCTTAAGATCCAAGTTTTTAAGTCGGCATGATTAGTAATGACTTTTTGTGGCAATAGAAAAGCCCATTAACTCAAAAAAACCAAGGAGAGTAAAAAGGGAAGGAAACTATGAATCGTGCCTCATCTTTCATTGAATCCTATATTTATTATTCTAGAAAAAGAGAACTTACAAGATAGAGAAGAACTAATAGAGCATCTACTTTACCCCTCAGGCTGTCCAGTGGGGATAATTACTAATAAACATTTAATGGAAAATTCAAAGATCttccaatttaattttaaaaaatagttttataccAAATATTATAAGGATTTATTAAGCAGATTAAGGACTTCATGAAATAAGTGCTTAGCTGAGCACGCATATatcaaagtaataaaagaaactaacatcagagtCTCCACTGAGCTACACATTTGTGAAAGGTGCCCACTGCAGTTACAGACACCTCAGGTACCCAGAGGCAGCAGCACTAGACACTTAAGAAGTTGGTATTTAAGGAGATTTTTTATTAAAGAGTTCCCTGCTGCATAAGCCAATGGCTATTGTGAGTGAATTGTCCCTTTGcctttaatttatttacatattgggTATAGATAAATGTCTCAGTTGCATCTTAAATTGAATCATTCTaaagagaggaaaataagaaCCAGGTAAAAGCTGACTAGATGCTGCCAAATCAAACCCAAGGTCTCCTAACTGAACCTTAATGGGCCTGCTTCTCTCCCAGGGCAAGTAGTTAAGAGTCTCGTTCCAGGAACCCTTTGTAGTTAGTTGGCTGGCATGTTTACTTGCTGCTGTAGCCAGCCAAGATGAGTGCACCTAGGCCctcaaaaaggattttttttttacctcaatCTAGCCTAACTCTCATATCTGTGGTTGCCTCTGAGATGAACATCCATGCTAGTATAAAAATAGTTAGGAATGCCCTTGGCAGCCAGGAACTGAAGCTGTTATTAAATGGTAGTCAGAGCTCTTGCCAGCTTTGATCCAGCCCCTCAGTCTTGGAGTTATGGGGCAGGGTTGGGGGGCAGTGCTACACTGTAAAGaatttccaggctgggcacggtggctcacgcctgtaatcccagcactttgggaggccgaggcgggcggatcacaaggtcaggagattgagattgagatcatcctggccaacatggtgaaactccatctctactaaaaatacaaaaattagctgggcgtggtggcacgtgcctgtagtcccagctactcgggaggctgaggcaggagaatcgcttgaacccaggaggcagaggttgcagtgagccgagatcgcgccactgctctccagcctggtgacagagcgagactccgtctcaaaaaaataaataaataaaatttcagacgTCTCTTAAAATGTCATGAATAAAATTGGAAACTGTAGAAGTGTTATGTGTCCTATGGACTCAATAGCagagtttatttttgtctttaatggCAAGGCTTCTAGAGTCAATGATTGTATGAGTTTGCTACTCTGGCTGTGCTTACAGCTCCATCCAAGTACAAGGGAAGAACCAATGAGGTGGATTGGCTGGCAGTGGGGCATGCCCCAGCATAAGCCCTAGAGAGGTTGACAGTAGTGCAGAATGAAAACTTGGTTGGGGATGGCgggtggtgggaggagggtgggCAGGCCGGGAGGGAGAAATGGAGTTTGTTTTACTTACTGACAAAGCTTTGTGAACTAATTTTATACAATTCATAAAATTTGGTGCCTTGTACTCAATTATGGTTTGCATGGAATTGAAAAGATTAAGGGAAAGGATTTCTTGTCATTTCAAGTGGCAGGTGGGTCTGTGTAGTGTTTAAAGGACATCTGGTTCacagacttttaaaaagcatttcatgTCTCGTGTGTGAATGCAAATTATTCTTACCAGCAAgttctaaaattatattacaatgtCCAAATTCTTTGTATTTGTGACTGTTCATCAAATGGCTGTTTTTCAAGCAGACTATGTACTCCATTTGTTTTTCACTTCCCTTGTCACGTTCCATACATTAACTTGGGCCTTTTAAAATCAGGCTGGGGGGCTACCCCTTCTTAAATGTATACTATATCCCTATCTGAGGTTACATCTTGTGAGTGGAAGGGATGCTTTCCCCAGGTGGTTGGGAGAGCACAAATGTTCAGAAAAGGCCTTTTAGTCTTTATCAAAACAATGACTAATGCTGGGCAACATATAGCAGAAGTCAAACAAAAATGATTCCTCCTGAAGTGGTACCTTCATTGGTTCTGATGTTCTTTTGCAAAAAATGTCCGGGAGCAGTATAGAAAACCTCTGTATGTGAACCACAGATTGTAAGGCAAGCCAGTGCACTGTGTAATATGCAAAGGGAGTGGTGCAAAAGAGAAGGCACCCATCCTAGCTCTCCATGCCCTTCCCCCCTCCGGCAGGCACTGACTGAGATGGTGCTGAGTGGCTGTGGAAGGTGCTAAGACCCAGTCTCTTCACTGCAGGGCTGTTTACAGCCAGTTTCTTTTACTCCGACCTTAAGGTTTCCACTGAGCTCCTGAAACTTCACCAAATGGTGTTTAAAAGTTTACCACTCAAATGCACACTTGAAAATTGGGTCCCTCAGCCTCATTACTGAACTAAATAAGTGAAGAGGTTGTATCTTTGGGGTAAAACTTTCCATggccatttaattttttaactagTTAAGTACGTATCTTCCTGGTGGTTCAGACTTTTTAAGTCAGCACTAAAGCTGAAAAGCGCCTTCTAAATATGACTGTGACTTTAGTTTGTATCTTACGTTTAATAACTGTTCTGTTGGGCCAAGACTATGACTTTAATTACTGTGTACTTATTCAACCCACACTCTGCACTAAATACACCATAGCTACTATAGCATTGTGACACTCATTTTTGTGGACTCATTCCATACTTCCACTGGCATATTTCGTTTAAAATCTAGCTAGAGATTTTCATAGTACTGTGTTAACTAGCCAGGGCTGAAAAGTGTGACAGGATATAAAATTGACTTTCCTTGGGGAAAATGTTGTTTTGGCAGTAATGAAGGCCAATTCCTTCATTTACAGAATTCATGATTACTTATCAATTTTTGAAAGTTGTAGATTAAGTAGTTTTATTTACTAAATTCTTAACCACTTTGAATAATTAAGCCAGTTTAAGTGAAAcattggctggacacggtggctagcacctgtaatcccaacactttgggaggccaaggtgggaggattgcttgaggccaggagctcaagaccagcctgggaaacagacttgaaatcttttcaaaaatgtataaaaatttaaaaataaataaatgaatccttACTCAACCATCATTATGGCTTTAAAACCCAACCAACAGTAAACACTTACTTGAAGCCAAAACagtaaattttgaataaaatttgaaTTATGCTTTTGGAAGCTGCCATGTCTTAATTCTTGCTGGATTTTGATTTTCAATTTTGGAAGTTTTTATCAAATAAAACTGTTCAGTCATGAGTATATCAGGTAGCAGCCTTTAAGGATCTAAGTTTCATTCCTATAAAGAACAGGAGGTGCTGGTATTTCTTGTCTTAGCAAGTGGTCTGATACGGGTCTTAAATGGGGGTTAGCATCTATACTATGGCTTAAAAGTTTCCTCCTTGGTCACCATTTGGGAGGTGATGGCTTCTAAGCTAAGCTTTGCTCTCATGTGATCCTTCTTCATCTTAATACCCAGTAAAATATAAACCTCTCAGAGTCTACCCAGTGTAGACTCAAGGGTCTTGGCTTCATCTTCAAGATCTATCTGATTTATACAAAGAATGGTGCTGTTTTTATATACatactaaaaaaatttaattctcaagcaattttcttaatatttacgCCAGCAAGGTCAGGAAAGACTATTTTGTCCTGTTTATCTTTAGTAGTGAACAAACTGCTAAAGACATCTGTCATTCTTAACAGGCCACTGTGGTCCATATATACTGACCCTCCTTTCCAATTAATGTCCTTTAATCCCACACTAGTTTCATAGGAGACTTGGCACAtaaaagcagtattttttttaatgtctagtAAACtgaccagaaaaaaataattgccatGGTGGACCCGTTTCTATCCACCCCTTTCTATGGCTATACAAGTTTATACATGCCAGTTCCGTACGTACTCCATTTCCAAAGAGCCCCCAAACCCTGGACAGTAGCACTACCATCAATTTCAGGGTCACAAAACATCTCCTCCTGAAGGAAGCGGCTTCCTCAGCAGTGTCACTTTAGTGCCCACTGCCCAGGCTTACTTCACTTTACCTCCCCCTACACATCACTGCCCTCTTTGTGCCACCAAACCTCACTATTCCAGCAACAATGCCTCCCTGGTGCCTGGAAAACCCATCTGGTGCACTAAAATGCTATGCAACACCAAATGGCTTCTTCCCCTTATATTGCTCAACAATGTAAATTCTTCAAGAATAAACTTCATGCTATGTTGACATCAATGTATGGTtacagcttccttttttttttttttccttccttttaaaatgaAGCAAACCACCTCCATTAAAATCCATGTTTGGGGCTTGTTTTTGTCTCTCAAGTGTGAAATATAAATcatgtttttatgatttttgtaaatttttttacaCCTTGTTTTTGTAAGCAAAAGTTtcttattaaaagaataaaatgactgCCTTTGTGTGCggtatttatttcaaatgtttgttaaaaCAGCACTGTTATTTCTCAGGACAAGAGCAAAGATCACCCCCTGCAGAAGCTTGGGAACTATGTACAGAACTTTATAGAACAGAGGCCATACTTTAGCTTAAGCCTGTCTGCTGACCAGAGAATGGAATTCTGCGTGGACTCAAGGAACAAAAGGAAACTaggcagggagagggaagaaaagtgCCCATCTGAATCAAACTTCAGCTGCCATCAGGGCACATCTTGTGGTGGTCACAGATTGTAGGCTGTTTTTTGGAAGATTCGGGTTCAGCACAGGATTCCATTTGTCTGCAATCGGATAAGACAACAGGTGGCATTAGAACTAGAAAAGTATGGGAGGGAAACTGGTAAGAGATACTTAAATCCCTTGCAACATCTGAAAACACATTTAACTAGGAATAGTTAAGGGTTTTACATCACATTCTTTTGTACATTTCGTGAACAGTTGACAGAAAACATTGCTTCTCCCAGTCTCTAGGTCTCCTAAGACACGCAGGGGTGTGGTTCAGTGCTTACCTACTTGGCTACACCCCTGGCTGAGGTGCCATGAGGTCAATGTCACTCAAGTTCCTGGCCAGCCAAACTCCCGCAGCAAAGAGTCCCAAATTTAGTATCAAGTTcctggaaaaaaatgtgttttactaACCCTGTGGTCACTGAATCTGTTGTACAGTTAACGAAATGTACTGGGGGAAAAAGcttccatcaccaccaccttccCGAGGTGTTAATACATGGTTGTGACATGGCAGGTTGCTCAAGACCCACGTGGGAAtttggagtttatttttgtgCCTAATAAATGTAAGATAAgtctgggtgaggtggctcacacctgtaatcccagcactttgggagcccgaggcaggcggatcccgaggtcaggagttcaagaccagcctggccaacatggtgaaaccccgtctctactaaaaatacaaaaattagctgggtgtggtggtgcgcgcctgtaatcccagctactggggaagctgaggcaggagaatcactggaatccgggagccgagattgcagtgagctgaggtcgtgccactacagcctgggtgacagagcgagactgtctcaaaaagaaataaatgtggcCAGACggggtagctcacgcctgtaatcctagcactttgggaggccgaggcgggtggatcaagaagtcaggagtttgagaccagcctgcccaagatggtgaaaccccgtctctactaaaaacacaaaaattagctgggtgtggtggcgcgtgcctgtaattccagctactggggaggctgaggcaggagaatcacttgaacccgggaggcggaagggacagtgagccgagatcgcgcctctgcactccagcctgggtgccagagcgagactccgtctcaaaaaaaaaaaaagaaaagtaagatcCGCAAAGCCCAGCGACAGCACTAGTCCAGCGCCAAAAAAGCCTGTTTACGTGCTGGCACCTCTTCCCTTGATCAGGGTGACATACAGATACAGCCACACGAACGAAAGATCGCTTTTGCCACACGGGAACTCTCCCTCCTGGCCAAGGACCTCAGTGACGCACAGGCAGAGCTACGAGGACGCCACAATGCTGgcaatgttaaaaaacaaaaacaaggccgggcgcggtggctcacgcctgtaatcccagcactttgggaggccgaggcgggcggatcacgaggtcaggatatcgagaccatcctggcgaacatggtgaaaccccgtctctactaaaaatacaaaaaaattagccgggcgtcgtggcgggcgcctgtagtcccattttctaggaaggctgaggtaggagaatggcgttaacctaGGAGgcggcggaacttgcagtgagcggacatcgcgccactgcactccagcctgggcgacagagcgagactccgtctcaaaaaaaacaaaaacaaaaaaccaaaaaaacaaaaacaaaaaaccctgaggCGCCAGCCTCGCGAGAAAGGGGAATACCGACGTAAGGGCCAGAGAAGGACCAAGTTCTTGGGCTCGGTTACCTCCGGAAGTCATTCCTATCTGTGGCAAAGCGGTAGACGCCCCGAAGCCAATCTCCCACGTTGTCCGGTATTTCGGGAGTTTCATTAGCCGAGCCAGCAGCGCTCACCGGGACCCCGCTGGAAGCCATAGTAGGAACCTTCGCATGGGCCGCGGTGGAGGAACCGTATCAGCGTCGCGGGTGAATGACGCACCTCCGGTTTGGCACTTCCGGCTGCTACCAACCGGCAGGGGAGCGCTGTTCGCTTAGTCCGACATCCGGAAGAGGGACGGCACCCTGCTGCGCGTCCACGAACTCTAGGAGGGGAGGAGCGCGGCCCGGCTCTACGGTCCCCTGCTCCCGGTCCCACCTCCGGCTCTCCAGCCGGTAACCGTCACGCGTGCTATGATCATTTAATTGGCTCGGGAGGAGGATGGTGGGGACGGGGCTGTCCCAGCCTGTGGAGGTGGGGGTAGGGGCTATCTCAGCAGGGGAAGCGTAACTTTGGGGAATGGGTTTTGCCAAGAAAG from the Macaca mulatta isolate MMU2019108-1 chromosome 4, T2T-MMU8v2.0, whole genome shotgun sequence genome contains:
- the TOMM6 gene encoding mitochondrial import receptor subunit TOM6 homolog, whose amino-acid sequence is MASSGVPVSAAGSANETPEIPDNVGDWLRGVYRFATDRNDFRRNLILNLGLFAAGVWLARNLSDIDLMAPQPGV